CTGACCGCAGGGTCGGAAGAGCCGAACGCACTGGTCGAATTGCGCAGCGGCGCCAGGCGCGAGCCGAACACCAAGGCGACCACCGCCGAGCTTTATGAAGGCCTCGAAGCCGCCAGCCAGAATCGCTGGCCGTCGCTCAATTTCGACGTCATGTCGGTCAACCAGCTGTTCGCGCCGATCTTCGTCGCCGGCTTCTACTACAAGACCTTCATGTGGCCGGCGAAGTTCTGGGAAGCAATCTACGAGCCGGCGATCCGCCGCGCCGCCGGCCTCGGTCGCGCGGCGGGCGTTTCCGATCCCGACCACTATGACAAGGCCTGGGCGCATTGCGACGTGGTGATCGCGGGTTCCGGGCCGGCTGGTCTGGCGGCTGCCCTTGCCGCCGGCCGCAGCGGCGCGCGCGTCATCCTGTGCGAGGAGGATTTCGTCCTTGGCGGGCGGCTGCTTGCCGATGGCGGTCCGATCGACGGACTGCCCGCCGCCGAATGGGTTGCGCGCGCGGTTGCCGAACTGACTGTGATGCCCGATGTGCGCATCATGACGCGCACATCCCTGTTCGGCGTCTATGACGGCGGCACCTATGGCGCGATCGAGCGCGTCAACGACCATCTGCCGGTCCCGCCGGAGCATCAGGTGCGGCAGCGGCTGTGGCGGATTGTGGCCAAGCGCTGCGTGGTTGCCGCCGGCGCGATCGAACGTCCCATCGTCTTTGCCGGCAACGACACACCGGGCGTGATGATGGCGTCGGCCATGCGCAGCTACATCAACCGCTACGCCGCTACGCCGGCGAGACACATCGCGGTCTTCACCAACAATGAAGACGGCTGGCGCACGGCCGAGACGGCGATCGCCGCCGGGCTGCAAGTGGCGGCGGTGATCGATGCGCGGCCGGATGTTTCGCCGGCGCATCGCTCGCTGGCCAGCAAGGGCGGCTTTCCGGTGCTGCACGGCTCGGTCTCCGCTGTCGATGGCGGCAAGACCGGCGTGCGCAAGATTTCCGTCTCACTGACCGGCGGCGCACGCGCCGAGGTCGAGGCCGACGGGCTCGCCGTCTCGGGCGGCTGGAACCCGGCCGTCGGCCTCACCTCCTATCATCGCGGCCGGCCGAAATGGCGCGACGACATCGCCGCCTTCGTGCCGGACGGCGCGCCGCCCGGCATGGTCGCCGCGGGCGCCGCCAATGGCGCTTTCGGTCTCGGGGCCTGCCTGCGCGAAGGGTTCGAAGCCGGCGCTGCCGCGGCGCGCGATGCCGGGCGCGGCGGCAATATCGGCTCGATGCCGGTCGCTGACGACGCGGCTTTCTCGCTAACGCCGCTCTGGCATGTCGCCGGCAAGGGCAAGGCCTTCGTCGACCAGCAGCATGACGTCACGGCTTCCGATGTCGAGCTGGCGCAGCGCGAGGGTTTTCAATCGGTCGAGCATCTGAAGCGCTACACCACGCTCGGCATGGCGACCGACCAGGGCAAGACCTCCAATGTCGCCGGCCTCGCCATCATGGCGGCGGTCAGCGGCAAATCCATTCCCGAGACCGGCACGACGATCTACCGGCCGCCTTATGTGCCGGTCGCCATCGGCGCGTTCGCCGGCCATCACCGCGACGAGAATTTTCATGCGACGCGGCTGACGCCGTCGCATCACTGGGCGGCCGAACAAGGCGCGGTGTTTGTCGACACCGGGCTTTGGAAGCGCGCCCAATGGTACCCCCGCGCGGGCGAGAAAGACTGGCTGGAATCGGTGACGCGCGAGGTGAAGGCGGTGCGCAGCAGCGTGGGCTTCTGCGATGTCTCGACGCTCGGCAAGATCGACGTGCACGGGCCCGACGCCGGCGCCTTCCTCGACCGCGTCTACATCAACGCTTTCTCCAGCCTCGCCGTCGGCAAG
This region of Mesorhizobium sp. M2A.F.Ca.ET.046.03.2.1 genomic DNA includes:
- a CDS encoding sarcosine oxidase subunit alpha, with protein sequence MAGDQANRLTSGGLIDRSTALSFRFDGKTLLGFKGDTLASALVANGVKLVGRSFKYHRPRGILTAGSEEPNALVELRSGARREPNTKATTAELYEGLEAASQNRWPSLNFDVMSVNQLFAPIFVAGFYYKTFMWPAKFWEAIYEPAIRRAAGLGRAAGVSDPDHYDKAWAHCDVVIAGSGPAGLAAALAAGRSGARVILCEEDFVLGGRLLADGGPIDGLPAAEWVARAVAELTVMPDVRIMTRTSLFGVYDGGTYGAIERVNDHLPVPPEHQVRQRLWRIVAKRCVVAAGAIERPIVFAGNDTPGVMMASAMRSYINRYAATPARHIAVFTNNEDGWRTAETAIAAGLQVAAVIDARPDVSPAHRSLASKGGFPVLHGSVSAVDGGKTGVRKISVSLTGGARAEVEADGLAVSGGWNPAVGLTSYHRGRPKWRDDIAAFVPDGAPPGMVAAGAANGAFGLGACLREGFEAGAAAARDAGRGGNIGSMPVADDAAFSLTPLWHVAGKGKAFVDQQHDVTASDVELAQREGFQSVEHLKRYTTLGMATDQGKTSNVAGLAIMAAVSGKSIPETGTTIYRPPYVPVAIGAFAGHHRDENFHATRLTPSHHWAAEQGAVFVDTGLWKRAQWYPRAGEKDWLESVTREVKAVRSSVGFCDVSTLGKIDVHGPDAGAFLDRVYINAFSSLAVGKARYGLMLREDGIVYDDGTTSRLAEDHYFLTTTTAKAGLVMQHLEFCRQVLFPELDVQLTSVSDQWAQFSIAGPKTRDLLKEIVDPAEDLSNEGFPFMGAREVKLRGGLKARLFRISFSGEMAFEISVPARYGEAMARNLMIAGEPFGVTPYGTEALGVMRIEKGHVAGPELSGTTTAGDLGLGKMMSTKKDFIGRVMAGREALVALNRQVVVGIKPTDKARRLRSGAHIIPKGETPGPENDQGYVTSVCFSPVLDQWIGLGLVERGRERIGETVRAHDPLRSEDYDVELCSPVFYDPDGGRQRG